Genomic segment of Pseudomonas sp. CCI4.2:
CGCAGGCAACCCTGCTCCCACAGTGCGCAGGCGTGAGTCTTTCGGTGCCGATGAAATCCCCTGCGCCTTACCGACTTCGCAGACTTCGGCAGCCCCTACAGTTGTCCGGTGTTTTGCTGCGCGACAGCACGGCGTCGAAGGCGTGGCGGATCTCTATCCAGCAACACTATCAACGCCATAGCCAACCTCGATTCGCCGCTCCGGTACCCCAAGCCTATTCTTCAAACATTGAATTAATGCTTGAAGAGGCCCTTACCATGAGCAAATTATTAGCAACTATCGGACACTCCGGTGCTTACACCGACAGCGCGTTACGGGTTCTTGCCTTGCCGCTGTCCATCGTCGCCGGATTGCTGTTGGTGGATGGTTTTCTTGAGTCGAGCCTGCCATCGGTGGCCATTGGTGTTATTGCACTGGTCGCGGCAAAGGCGTTTAGCCAAACACCGTTACCGTCTGACGACTGATCGCCACCAACTCACCGCTTGGGGTCCACAGCGCGGCGGCGGTGTGACCGTAACCGTCGCGGGCATGCTCAATCACTGCGCGGTACATGCACCAGTCATGGGTATTCAACTTCGGCAACGGCTGCACGAACTCGATGGTCCAGGTCAGTGAGCTTCCGGGCGCCGGCTTGCTCAAATGTGGCAACAGCGCAGGCGGCCAGGTATCGACCAATGCCAATAAGTGGGTTTCGGTCAGGGGCTCGTTTTTGACATCCCCGCGCAACCGTACGTAACCACCGATTTCCCGGGAGGGCGTATTGCTGAACGGAAGTCCCCCCAATCCCCAACGCATACTCATGAAGCGTAGGTACTCCGGGGTGATTCCGGGGATAAACGGTAACTCCAGACACTCATCCACTGACTTCAGCGTCGGCGCCGGATCGGCCTGAACCGAAATTGCCGATACCCGAGGCGCACCAAAGCTGCCCTGAATAAGGGTCATGACCTGGTCACCCTGCATCGCGCGGCCCAGCACTTGGCTGACGGCTTTGCCCTCGCGCAATACCTCGACCTCAAAACTGATGGGGACGCCGGGCGCAGCGGGCCCGACAAAGGTCAGCGCCAGCGAACGAACCGGCCGATCTGCCGGCACCTTGGCGCGCATCGCTTCAAACTGCAACGCCGCCATGAGCCCGCCGAAACAGGCCCGACCTTGGGCCCACTCAGCAGGAATAACGACTGAAAGAGGGTTGTCACGTACAGCGTCAACCAGGTCGGAAAAACTCATGCAAACCTCATGTCTGGTAAACCGGCGAAAGAACATTGC
This window contains:
- a CDS encoding thioesterase family protein; translated protein: MSFSDLVDAVRDNPLSVVIPAEWAQGRACFGGLMAALQFEAMRAKVPADRPVRSLALTFVGPAAPGVPISFEVEVLREGKAVSQVLGRAMQGDQVMTLIQGSFGAPRVSAISVQADPAPTLKSVDECLELPFIPGITPEYLRFMSMRWGLGGLPFSNTPSREIGGYVRLRGDVKNEPLTETHLLALVDTWPPALLPHLSKPAPGSSLTWTIEFVQPLPKLNTHDWCMYRAVIEHARDGYGHTAAALWTPSGELVAISRQTVTVFG